Proteins encoded together in one Spodoptera frugiperda isolate SF20-4 chromosome 15, AGI-APGP_CSIRO_Sfru_2.0, whole genome shotgun sequence window:
- the LOC118274265 gene encoding centromere-associated protein E isoform X4 produces the protein MHHLYPLAKGDPLCPLGFHPQVRWPTRCKRCFRDYKEHGGVRKKEDDFTVSTPSLSTWNTPSSRSRDEDNGAEVEKVGRGWASSSNLSTIDTPKKDAFSTGFTRTSASWTSTPDLGANETESTNAVTVSLKLPKRRLTGPLPSIDTGQNHTTDTVTLRRPSPSPPPVPAPAQAQITISKNDSLAERVRKMQLIKSQNSFEKESSIEKERERRSLSRSKEAYHEEKPARPKEDRSSTKDDVNFMMQVKNSRNSSASSKPPVRGGPSRDRDDSDDDTSTAGTVTTETTLVDANVKEYQEQIESLKQEVDTLKKRCERVEKEKSDILLRRLANIDSVNKYTTGRSSEVLKLQQKVNELTSQNEDLKDEKKHLSLRVREIESELESRPSIEAQTRQIEQLRAKLLAAETLCEELMDENEDMKKELRDLEEEIEEMQDNFREDQADEYSSLRRELEQTIKNCRVLSFKLKKTERKADQLEQEKAEHEKKLLEIVGGQDGLQRENRIKELEQEVARSTEVALRLQRELSEANAKLAAASGTPPANLKKNQLTDGKVSRSSLTRGGSQEDPAQLLRDLQDSLEREADLREQLRNAEEEASRYRPRVVGKRMRPQLIPQSPKSDPISPQQPTTDSEMLEPNTIQRILEMQLALEKSLSSLDSSPSSIGVNQVTQSPQDLITSYSEGCQTDTILVHDVMTDTKKITLDSIVQSTIDILEMYTQTEVAFMKNKHMQTEFMRINNFVQTDKQKLRNASVQTAAKLYDHKALQAVSYSKEYADASTETDLINDEDKALERDLLMDTLEVNEIFSRDKSESPPLTPDKTPESRSPFPLPFVSLFSPLAVRMPNIGRKLSPTPPSNKLSVDNNEKDAKTDEEDPAELRILLELNEQETTVLRKKVEEMEQEKDSLKKQVKELTDKIANQPKNNSTVTLRRATNAKSNNLAEEKVKVLEDEIAELRKKLIEKERDCERLHAELSLSKKPKASLIKSKSLDGDQQNVDLKRQLQVIEQEANVLRAKTQSLEADNEKLQLENKKLQLLKNTKTLKSDKSVEQNAAKITQLENELKEALAKLKEFENNKDDKTEKKVRFGGEINSKKDADALKAKQEELDKLKLNFTKLEKEKAQLQVSLRVLKEEALKSFRPRVPKKPTDLTTKLQMKRMVEDLESEIGEMYVIMKNAGLSGTEINTRAQMEKDIEEIRSKLSKNDSEFTNEKNRLQTEIAKLKDLNAKLESDKTEINGKLKTLEKDNSSIAGQIKTLQEEKKGLETQVSKLNSELKNATSLQTTMSDCMKKIEELKNEIDVKDKEIDKLKKQVENVNKLEQDKQKLLKEVGDKTKKITDLEKKFKEAEDKCKRVEKQLTLRKDKVAKLEKEEDALRDTSNQKYDEAISSVEMAQMQDKLERTTKELEEKQEELTNAKRELESTEKELSVIKTEMIQLKSSISKLESEKKEHENKLQAEKKESSYWESKASELETDLQAERKKLDRMRKAHDVDIKNKEAELATLKGKLKVLEQSSGAGAKKISDLKQEYEETVKKLEHSLAVEKAEYEELTGKYEILEEEHVVTKARLTVEKEQAQGELIHAQKELASALAEIKTLQDNYDTQSSAWTKEKTELQNSISSLQDRLCGGGWEVERARLNAKLEQRERELRTVNDQRDVLEHHHDQAKKELEEARKKLEDYERVSKVQRTLTTENAELERELSSLNTRLEQADVARKNELAEMKLRYEGQMNTMRDELKSLHNQVSRFRRERDNYKQMLDAAQKTMTEMKNGDKNARTARLSISSTDEEEYRNKVATLEQQTACLEDELCEARLLASKLNTELISERSAAEVRFAEMQSRLNEYEEERLLTSGRARVAGLATRMELAWHKERDEQQRLLQETSTLARDLRQTLFEIEREREKERLDMKRRIEQLKRTTEEETEEAKKKVTELQCDLLELRDAHAKLRTANEKLRRDKERHDRDRDQNKLLVGSLKRAQQEDDRIITQLLETIDDLMKQSPDLFRNDAPVKPEKTLLTPTPPRRNRSSKSRSRSATPENGVNTVDAATTAARLRRLTDELRASRIAERQRRHQATARRAMSTEPRDTLSVTPASRTPSRAPSLKKRSISLEQTTKDQSLIWKSVDESSVSSMQSLDGDADNRLFTMQRDASLDSRLSGGSAQSEVLPSEKKKKKSIFGKLKKLTKSRSIDDQVDSTEHVEFRPIGTVSQGSDSDMSAAGSKRDLRGRLSDMFSRKGAMSRTNSKELSPERPASAMGSMTSSSRPPLRNASSSTLARASPAKPNEVPRPASATPAAKRKGK, from the exons ATGCATCACTTGTATCCCCTGGCGAAGGGCGACCCGCTGTGCCCGCTGGGGTTCCACCCGCAGGTGCGCTGGCCGACGCGCTGCAAGCGTTGCTTCCGCGACTACAAGGAGCACGGCGGCGTGCGCAAGAAGGAGGACGACTTCACGGTGTCCACGCCCAGCCTCTCCACTTGGAACACGCCGTCGTCACG AAGTCGTGATGAAGACAATGGCGCGGAAGTGGAGAAGGTGGGGCGAGGGTGGGCATCCAGTAGCAACCTTAGCACAATCGACACTCCCAAGAAAGACGCCTTCTCCACAG GGTTCACAAGAACCAGTGCATCGTGGACGTCGACGCCGGACCTGGGGGCCAACGAGACCGAGAGTACGAACGCTGTCACCGTCAGTCTGAAGCTGCCCAAGAGACGGCTAACGGGACCATTGCCATCGATAGATACAGGGCAGAATCATACTACAG ATACAGTGACACTGCGCCGACCGTCACCATCGCCTCCGCCGGtacctgcgccggcgcaggcaCAAATTACTATAAGCAAGAACGACTCGCTAGCTGAACGCGTGCGAAAG ATGCAGTTAATTAAATCTCAAAATAGTTTTGAAAAGGAGTCAAGTATAgaaaaagaaagagagagacGAAGTTTATCTAGAAGTAAAGAAGCGTACCACGAAGAGAAACCTGCGCGGCCCAAAGAAGACAGAAGTTCAACCAAGGATGATGTCAACTTTATGATGCAG GTGAAAAATTCGCGAAACTCGTCAGCAAGTTCCAAGCCTCCTGTTAGAGGGGGCCCTTCACGAGATAGAGATGATTCAGATGATGACACCAGCACTGCAGGAACTGTCACTACGGAAACCACCCTCGTCGACGCTAACGTTAAGGAGTATCAG gAACAAATAGAGAGTCTAAAGCAAGAAGTGGATACGCTAAAGAAGCGTTGTGAGCGAGTGGAAAAGGAGAAGAGTGACATACTACTGCGGAGGCTCGCGAATATTGACTCTGTGAACAAGTACACTACTGGACGGTCCTCAGAGGTGCTGAAGCTGCAGCAGAAAGTGAACGAGCTGACGTCACAGAATGAGGACTTGAAGGACGAGAAGAAACATCTCTCGTTACGAGTCAGAGAAATTGAGAGTGAACTTGAG TCTCGTCCCTCAATAGAAGCACAGACGCGTCAGATAGAACAGCTCCGTGCGAAGTTGTTGGCTGCGGAGACGCTGTGCGAGGAGCTGATGGACGAGAACGAGGACATGAAGAAGGAGCTGCGCGACCTTGAAGAAGAGATTGAGGAGATGCAGGATAACTTCAG ggAAGACCAAGCAGATGAATATTCGTCACTCAGAAGGGAACTAGAGCAGACCATAAAGAATTGTAGAGTTTTATCGTTTAAGTTAAAAAAGACTGAAAGGAAAGCTGATCAGCTCGAGCAGGAGAAAGCTGAACACGAGAAGAAACTTTTAGAG ATAGTGGGCGGTCAAGATGGGTTACAACGGGAGAACCGCATCAAGGAGTTGGAACAGGAGGTGGCGCGGTCTACGGAGGTGGCGCTGAGGCTGCAGAGGGAGCTCTCGGAAGCCAATGCCAAGCTCGCTGCAGCCTCGGGAACCCCTCCCGCCAACCTTAAAAAGAACCAACTTACTGACGGG AAAGTATCCCGGTCATCACTGACCCGGGGTGGCAGCCAAGAAGACCCTGCACAACTCCTCCGAGACCTACAGGACTCCCTGGAGCGCGAGGCTGACCTCCGCGAACAACTAAGGAACGCAGAAGAAGAG GCTAGTCGATATCGGCCACGCGTCGTCGGCAAGAGGATGCGTCCACAACTCATTCCACAGTCTCCCAAATCTGATCCAATCTCACCCCAACAGCCCACCACCGATAGTGAAATGCTAGAACCAAATACCATCCAAAGAATACTAGAAATGCAACTAGCTTTAGAAAAGAGTTTGTCATCACTCGATAGTAGCCCATCGTCCATTGGTGTTAACCAGGTCACTCAATCCCCACAAGATCTCATTACTAGTTATTCCGAAGGTTGCCAAACGGATACTATTTTAGTGCACGATGTGATGACAGACACTAAAAAGATTACTCTTGATTCGATTGTACAAAGTACAATAGATATATTGGAAATGTATACGCAAACAGAAGTAGCGttcatgaaaaataaacatatgcAAACCGAGTTTATGAGAATAAACAATTTTGTGCAAACTGATAAACAGAAATTAAGAAATGCTAGTGTACAGACGGCGGCTAAGCTGTACGATCATAAAGCTCTACAAGCCGTCAGTTACTCCAAAGAATATGCGGATGCTAGCACAGAGACTGATTTAATTAATGATGAAGATAAAGCGCTTGAACGGGATCTCCTAATGGATACGCTAGAAGTCAATGAAATATTCAGTAGAGATAAATCTGAAAGCCCTCCCCTTACCCCAGATAAAACACCAGAGTCCCGTTCTCCGTTCCCCTTACCCTTCGTATCACTGTTCAGTCCGCTGGCAGTAAGAATGCCaaacatag GTCGAAAGCTGTCTCCAACACCTCCTTCAAATAAGCTCAGTGTTGATAATAATGAAAAAGATGCCAAAACAGATGAGGAAGATCCAGCCGAGTTACGAATCTTACTCGAACTCAATGAACAG GAAACAACAGTGTTACGAAAAAAGGTTGAAGAAATGGAACAAGAAAAGGATTCGTTGAAAAAACAAGTCAAAGAGCTTACTGACAAAATTGCCAATCAGCCTAAGAACAATTCAACCGTTACTCTTCGACGGGCAACGAACGCGAAGAGTAATAACTTAGCTgaagaaaaagtaaaa GTATTAGAAGACGAAATTGCTGAGCTAAGGAAAAAGCTTATTGAAAAAGAAAGAGACTGTGAGAGGCTGCATGCTGAACTCAGTCTATCCAAGAAACCAAAGGCTTCCCTTATCAAGAGCAA ATCACTGGATGGTGACCAACAAAATGTCGATTTGAAGAGACAACTTCAAGTAATAGAACAAGAAGCAAACGTACTTCGTGCTAAGACACAGAGTTTAGAAGCTGACAATGAAAAACTACAGCTAGAAAACAAAAAACTGCAACTACTTAAGAACACCAAAACGTTGAAATCCGATAAATCAGTAGAACAGAATGCAGCAAAAATAACACAACTAGAAAATGAGCTTAAGGAAGCTTTAGCCAAATTGAAAGAATTCGAAAATAACAAAGATGATAAGACGGAGAAGAAGGTCAGGTTTGGTGGAGAAATTAACAGCAAAAAAGACGCAGATGCTTTGAAAGCAAAACAAGAAGAGTtggacaaattaaaattaaactttactaaG CTCGAGAAAGAGAAGGCTCAGTTACAAGTCTCCTTGAGAGTCCTGAAGGAAGAAGCATTAAAATCATTCAGGCCAAGAGTTCCAAAGAAACCAACTGATTTAACGACTAAACTCCAAATGAAGAGGATGGTTGAAGATTTAGAAAGTGAAATTG GGGAAATGTATGTTATAATGAAAAATGCTGGTCTCTCTGGAACTGAAATTAACACCAGAGCGCAAATGGAGAAAGATATTGAAGAAATAAGATCCAAATTGTCCAAAAACGATTCCGAATTTACAAACGAGAAGAATCGTTTACAAACCGAAATCGCAAAACTAAAGGATCTCAATGCAAAATTAGAAAGtgataaaactgaaataaatggcAAATTAAAAACTTTGGAAAAAGATAATAGCAGTATAGCTGGACAAATAAAAACGTTGCAGGAAGAGAAGAAAGGTTTAGAAACGCAAGTTAGCAAACTGAATAGTGAACTGA AAAATGCAACATCCCTACAAACTACGATGTCTGACTGCATGAAGAAAATAGAAGAACTTAAAAACGAAATAGATgtaaaagataaagaaattGACAAGCTGAAGAAGCAAgtagaaaatgtaaataaattagaacAGGATAAACAAAAATTGCTCAAAGAG GTTGGAGATAAGACTAAAAAGATAACTGACTTAGAAAAGAAGTTCAAAGAGGCAGAGGACAAATGCAAACGGGTAGAAAAGCAATTAACTTTACGTAAGGACAAGGTGGCTAAATTGGAAAAGGAG GAAGACGCTTTACGTGACACATCTAACCAGAAGTATGATGAAGCTATATCGTCAGTAGAAATGGCACAAATGCAAGACAAATTGGAGAGAACTACTAAAGAACTAGAGGAGAAACAAGAAGAATTAACAAATGCTAAGAGAGAGTTGGAAAGTACCGAGAAAGAACTGTCGGTAATAAAGACAGAGATGATTCAGTTGAAATCTAGCATATCGAAGTTAGAGAGTGAGAAGAAAGAGCATGAAAACAAATTGCAAGCAGAAAAGAAGGAATCAAGTTACTGGGAGAGCAAGGCTTCGGAACTTGAAACTGATTTGCAG GCCGAACGCAAGAAACTGGATCGTATGCGCAAGGCTCACGACGTAGATATCAAGAACAAAGAAGCAGAATTGGCTACACTGAAAGGAAAACTGAAGGTTCTAGAACAATCTTCTGGTGCGGGCGCCAAGAAGATATCTGATCTCAAACAGGAATACGAGGAAACTGTTAAAA AATTGGAGCACTCTCTTGCGGTAGAGAAGGCAGAATATGAAGAATTGACTGGCAAATACGAAATATTAGAAGAAGAACACGTAGTCACTAAAGCAAGACTCACAGTAGAAAAGGAGCAAGCGCAAGG TGAATTAATACACGCTCAAAAAGAGTTAGCCTCCGCGTTGGCTGAAATCAAAACTCTTCAAGACAACTATGATACGCAATCTTCAGCGTGGACTAAAGAAAAGACTGAACTGCAG AACTCTATATCATCGCTACAAGATCGTCTATGTGGTGGTGGCTGGGAAGTAGAACGCGCGCGACTCAACGCTAAACTTGAACAACGAGAGCGAGAACTGCGCACCGTCAACGACCAACGAGACGTCTTGGAGCACCATCATGATCAAGCCAAGAAAGAG TTGGAGGAAGCAAGAAAGAAACTGGAAGACTACGAACGCGTCTCCAAAGTACAGAGGACACTAACAACAGAGAATGCTGAGCTGGAGCGAGAACTGTCGTCTCTGAATACAAGGCTTGAACAAGCTGATGTGGCTAGGAAGAATGAACTTGCAGAAATGAAGCTTAGGTACGAAGGACAGATGAACACCATGAGAGATGAGCTCAAGTCTTTGCATAACCAG GTATCAAGGTTCAGACGAGAGAGAGACAATTACAAGCAAATGCTTGATGCTGCTCAAAAGACTATGACAGAAATGAAGAATGGCGACAAAAATGCTAGAACAGCGAGACTTTCAATATCTAGTACTGATGAG GAGGAATATCGTAACAAAGTGGCGACACTGGAACAGCAGACAGCGTGCCTAGAGGACGAGCTCTGCGAGGCGAGACTGCTAGCGTCCAAGCTCAACACCGAGCTCATTAGCGAGCGCTCTGCAGCTGAAGTCCGCTTCGCAGAAATGCAGTCTAGGCTTAATGAG TACGAAGAAGAAAGGTTGCTGACGTCAGGCAGAGCGCGCGTGGCCGGTCTGGCGACTCGTATGGAGCTGGCATGGCACAAGGAACGCGACGAACAACAGCGGCTACTGCAGGAGACGTCCACTCTCGCCCGGGACTTGAGGCAGACACTCTTTGAG ATAGAACGCGAACGTGAGAAAGAGAGATTAGACATGAAGAGAAGAATAGAACAATTGAAGAGAACCACTGAAGAAGAGACGGAAGAGGCTAAAAAGAAG GTGACAGAACTACAATGCGATCTACTGGAGCTCCGAGACGCACACGCCAAGCTACGTACCGCAAACGAGAAGCTGCGTCGCGATAAAGAACGACATGACAGAGATCGCGACCAGAACAAACTTCTTGTTGGTTCGCTCAAACGTGCTCAACAG gaGGATGACAGGATAATAACGCAGCTTCTAGAAACTATAGACGACCTGATGAAGCAGAGTCCTGACTTATTCCGTAATGATGCTCCTGTTAAACCTGAGAAGACCTTACTGACGCCTACACCACCAAGACGAAATAGG TCATCAAAGTCCCGGTCTCGGTCGGCGACGCCTGAGAACGGCGTGAATACAGTGGACGCGGCCACGACCGCGGCGCGCCTGCGACGCCTCACTGATGAACTGCGCGCCTCACGCATCGCCGAGAGGCAACGGCGACACCAAGCCACTGCTAGGAG AGCGATGTCGACCGAGCCTCGCGATACTTTGTCTGTCACACCAGCTTCTCGCACGCCGTCTCGTGCGCCCTCACTCAAAAAGCGATCAATTTCTCTTGAACAGACTACTAAGGACCAG AGCCTAATATGGAAGTCGGTGGATGAGAGCAGCGTGTCCTCAATGCAGTCACTAGACGGAGACGCGGACAACCGGCTGTTCACCATGCAGCGAGATGCTAGTCTAGACAG TCGATTATCCGGTGGATCAGCTCAAAGCGAAGTGCTTCCAtcagaaaagaagaaaaagaagagcATCTTTGGCAAACTGAAGAAACTGACCAAGTCTCGCTCCATTGACGACCAAGTTGACAGCACGGAACATGTCGAGTTCAGACCTATTGGCACTGTTTCTCAG GGGTCGGACTCAGACATGAGCGCAGCGGGCAGCAAGCGTGACCTGCGAGGACGACTGTCCGACATGTTCAGCAGAAAAGGAGCCATGTCACGTACAAACAG CAAAGAGCTAAGCCCGGAGCGGCCGGCGAGTGCGATGGGTAGTATGACGAGCTC